A single region of the Capra hircus breed San Clemente chromosome X unlocalized genomic scaffold, ASM170441v1, whole genome shotgun sequence genome encodes:
- the DDX53 gene encoding DEAD box protein 53 → MAWAPEQKRMEPTLRDLRDRQVSRDGRGGRGWGWSHASGRAESRASNYREPPLCFLIKSSMIGAVIGRGGSKIRDIQDSTSTKIQIIKGGPEAEVKIFGRKDMKAKAKVAIETLVKKQERSYSSECNVDSAASQAFAGKGWSRNVTARAAQPRIDWDQVKAGVTEWKKRKWADLPPIKKNLYIESKATQSLSEAQVEIWRKENFNIRCDDLTEGEKRPIPKPTCTFEDAFQQYPEIMQSIRRAGFQKPTPIQSQAWPIILQGIDLIGIAQTGTGKTLSYLMPGFIHIHSQPVSRKQRNGPGMLVLTPTRELALQVEAECSKYLYKGLKSVCIYGGGNRKGQIQDVTKGVDIIIATPGRLNDLQMNNFVNLRSITYLVLDEADKMLDLGFEHQIMKILLDVRPDRQTVMTTASWPDSTRRLAQSYLKQPMIVYVGTLDLVAVNTVKQSIIVTTEEEKRSLIQEFLQSLSPKDKVIVFVGRKLVADDLSSDLSIQGIPVQSLHGDREQCDRDQALEDFRSGRVKILIATDLASRGLDVTDVTHVYNYNFPRNIEEYVHRVGRTGRAGKTGESITLVTQDDWKIADELIKILQRANQIVPPNLRSMADRFKKHKQKRHRKTRSVGSKIATVI, encoded by the exons ATGGCGTGGGCGCCAGAGCAGAAGAGGATGGAACCCACTTTGAGAGATCTACGAGATCGCCAGGTCAGTCGGGATggcaggggtggcagaggatggggCTGGAGCCACGCCTCTGGCCGCGCAGAGTCTAGGGCGTCCAATTACCGAGAACCACCGCTCTGCTTTCTCATCAAGAGCAGCATGATTGGTGCGGTGATTGGTCGTGGGGGATCAAAAATAAGAGATATCCAGGATTCTACCAGTACAAAAATACAGATCATAAAAGGTGGTCCTGAAGCTGAGGTAAAAATTTTTGGCAGGAAAGACATGAAGGCCAAGGCCAAAGTGGCTATAGAAACTCTtgttaagaaacaagaaagaagctACAGTTCAGAATGCAATGTTGATAGTGCTGCCTCTCAAGCTTTTGCCGGGAAAGGCTGGAGCAGAA ATGTCACTGCTAGAGCAGCTCAGCCACGGATAGACTGGGATCAGGTAAAAGCTGGAGtgacagaatggaaaaaaagaaaatgggcagATTTACCACCAATTAAGAAAAACTTATACATAGAATCCAAAGCAACACAGTCATTGTCTGAAGCCCAAGTGGAAATTTGGAGAAAGGAAAATTTCAACATAAGGTGTGATGACTTGACAGAGGGTGAGAAACGTCCCATACCCAAGCCCACCTGTACATTCGAAGATGCTTTCCAACAATATCCTGAGATTATGCAAAGCATTAGGAGAGCTGGTTTTCAAAAGCCAACACCAATTCAGTCTCAAGCATGGCCAATTATTCTACAAGGAATAGATCTTATAGGGATTGCACAAACTGGAACAGGCAAAACACTATCCTATTTAATGCCTGggtttatacatatacattctcaACCAGTATCCAGAAAGCAAAGGAATGGACCTGGCATGCTAGTCCTTACACCCACTAGAGAATTAGCTCTGCAAGTAGAAGCTGAATGCTCTAAGTACTTATATAAAGGTCTTAAAAGTGTTTGTATATATGGTGGTGGAAATAGAAAAGGACAAATACAAGATGTTACCAAAGGTGTAGACATCATTATTGCAACTCCTGGAAGACTGAATGATCTACAAATGAATAACTTTGTCAACCTAAGAAGCATAACCTACTTGGTTTTGGATGAGGCAGATAAAATGCTGGATCTGGGGTTTGAACACCAAATAATGAAGATCTTATTAGATGTGCGCCCAGATAGACAGACTGTAATGACAACTGCATCTTGGCCAGACTCTACCCGTAGACTAGCCCAGTCTTATTTGAAACAGCCTATGATTGTTTATGTTGGTACTCTGGATCTAGTTGCTGTAAATACTGTGAAGCAAAGCATAATTGTTACAACTGAAGAGGAAAAACGATCTCTGATCCAAGAATTCCTACAGAGTCTGTCACCCAAAGACAAAGTCATCGTGTTTGTCGGCAGAAAACTTGTGGCTGATGACTTATCGAGTGATTTAAGTATTCAAGGAATACCTGTCCAGTCCCTGCACGGTGACAGGGAACAGTGTGATCGAGACCAAGCATTAGAGGACTTCAGAAGTGGAAGAGTGAAAATACTGATCGCTACCGATTTAGCATCCAGAGGTCTTGATGTCACTGATGTCACACATGTATATAATTACAATTTTCCACGCAATATTGAAGAATAtgtacacagagttggacgtactggaagagcagggaaaacaggtgaaTCAATCACTCTTGTGACCCAAGATGATTGGAAAATTGCTGATGAGTTGATTAAAATTCTCCAAAGAGCCAACCAGATTGTGCCACCCAACCTCCGATCAATGGCTGATCGGTTTAAGAAGCATAAGCAAAA